Proteins encoded together in one Planctopirus ephydatiae window:
- a CDS encoding M42 family metallopeptidase — protein MPISELDRKFLDDLLAAPSPSGYEQPIQDVVRAYAAEFAETVTTDRHGNVMACVNPQGQVRIMLAGHCDQIGLIVKNIDEKGFIWVQTIGGWDPMVLLGQRVQVWTRSGPIPGIMARKPIHLQSPEDRKAVPEIKNLWVDIGVLNGEEARAAVRVGDVITCELHQQTMRNGFVSGVAMDDKVGVWTVFTAARRAALQSPKAAIYAVSTVQEEIGLRGVQTSAAAIRPQIGLVTDVTHATDCPTIDENQHGRIKLGQGPVVYRGPNTNPRVFDLIEEEAAKHGIPYQLASLGTPASNDAAQLQLAGDGVAMGLICIPNRYMHSPVEMVSLEDLDHAANLMAAFCVRIQDDTNLIP, from the coding sequence ATGCCTATCTCTGAATTGGATCGCAAGTTTCTGGATGATCTCCTGGCGGCTCCCAGTCCCTCAGGATATGAGCAACCGATTCAGGATGTTGTCCGAGCTTATGCAGCCGAGTTTGCAGAGACTGTCACCACAGATCGTCATGGAAACGTGATGGCCTGTGTGAATCCTCAAGGACAGGTGCGCATCATGCTGGCTGGCCACTGCGACCAGATTGGCCTGATTGTCAAAAACATCGACGAGAAGGGGTTTATCTGGGTGCAGACGATTGGAGGCTGGGATCCCATGGTTCTGCTGGGCCAGCGCGTGCAGGTCTGGACACGCAGTGGGCCGATTCCAGGGATTATGGCTCGCAAGCCGATTCATCTGCAGTCGCCGGAAGATCGCAAAGCTGTTCCCGAAATCAAGAATTTGTGGGTCGATATTGGCGTTCTGAATGGAGAAGAAGCCAGGGCGGCCGTGCGAGTTGGCGATGTCATTACCTGTGAACTTCATCAGCAAACCATGCGAAACGGCTTTGTCAGCGGTGTGGCCATGGATGATAAGGTCGGAGTCTGGACTGTATTTACGGCGGCACGCCGGGCGGCACTTCAATCGCCAAAGGCGGCGATTTATGCAGTCTCCACCGTACAGGAAGAAATTGGTCTGCGCGGTGTGCAGACGAGTGCAGCCGCCATTCGGCCACAGATCGGTCTGGTCACCGATGTGACCCATGCCACCGATTGTCCGACGATTGATGAGAATCAGCATGGTCGCATCAAGCTGGGGCAAGGCCCTGTCGTTTATCGTGGGCCGAATACTAATCCTCGGGTCTTCGACCTGATTGAAGAAGAAGCTGCGAAACACGGGATCCCTTATCAACTGGCTTCATTAGGTACACCAGCCAGTAACGATGCGGCTCAACTCCAGTTGGCGGGCGATGGAGTGGCCATGGGATTGATCTGCATTCCGAATCGATACATGCACAGCCCCGTCGAAATGGTATCGCTGGAGGATCTGGATCATGCAGCCAATCTGATGGCAGCGTTTTGCGTGCGGATTCAGGACGATACGAATCTCATCCCGTAA
- a CDS encoding UvrD-helicase domain-containing protein yields the protein MSTPRYTPQQTRALTEKSVSIALSAGAGCGKTFVLTRRFLGYLKPGPEQYPLTSLVAITFTDKAAREMRDRVRATCLQRVRECPPEEADHWLSLLRDLDRARISTIHSFCGNILRSHAIASSLDPEFTTLEASVADSLLRQSIEATATRLLVEDQPEFRLLAVDYGIEKLLESSGVLVRQRQLISLADFAEMTAEELAGIWHRWLKETGWPALVRQIEHQPTFVRLSEFISRTSANTSKLDEKLKILRLIMEQLKSQQDSPEPGRLEELFAELTLQARVVGVKPDHWGSPDDHELAKELFTQVRDECKKLIEFIQLAQTEFVPYAETSLAWLSIAGESIKDYELLKKSRACVDFDDLLVLSRDLLRNDLTVRQALSRSIRVLMVDEFQDTDPVQADLVEMICGKELTTGKLFLVGDQKQSIYRFRGADPLVFRSLKSKIPAAGQLPLTMNFRSQPPILHFVNILFRRVMGADYEALEPFFADEKPELERIEFLWATTDVAENKTVQGSIASTVPTAQGLADEQAQDTADTESQDVADVDDDSRSDSGEKQTAPFLRRREADWIARRILELLADPTPRVREKSGEWRTIVPGDITILFRALTNLEVYEQALEAAGIDYYVAGGRAFFAQQEIYDLAHMCQFLDDPEDGFSLVGLLRSPFFCFSDPLIHRLASRAGGITQSLLAEASVVSGLSPEETAQVQFAAQTLGSLVEQRDHWPLARIIRRALELTGYEAIVSQEFLGSRKLANVHKAIELARQFDLAGGSRAEFVTQLRESIDQESREELAATHPESSSVVRLMSIHQSKGLEFPVVFVADMNRPRKTESLPPTLHPQLGALVTPSNPLGDRQKHPVGQFIEIMEEAASLEEYQRLLYVAATRARDLLILSAGIKGFDEGKFSPWMLALKQVFHIETGLLRNDPWFASAHEDVKTPQEIPLIRTHHQPPQFIDHGVHRQGVKRQGVHKLSFPQVWNELELAESLPWPQLVADVQRGAEGRRRLSVSRLEEFQEQSSSKFKSFVSVGELEAQSANLGRSDAELLGEMIHGVLERFEPRAAEESEKALLHRLWLWCQRQPAPPGGQILEQAQQWLKTFASTELIDELAMASEMHRELEFSLDWKLTGEESKRETEIYGLIDVLMKDSQGDWIILDYKTSRVAAGATDELLLQPYRLQLGTYALAVQRLFGRLPKRAELIFMRPTPRRVVWNMEQVLVSDLERLVTEAINQLDAAQASSSF from the coding sequence ATGTCAACTCCCCGCTACACACCTCAACAAACGCGGGCCTTGACTGAGAAATCGGTCTCGATCGCTCTTTCGGCAGGTGCCGGTTGTGGCAAAACCTTCGTGCTAACGAGGAGATTTCTCGGATATTTGAAGCCGGGGCCTGAGCAATACCCGCTGACATCGCTGGTGGCGATCACATTTACCGATAAAGCCGCTCGCGAGATGCGGGATCGGGTACGGGCCACTTGTCTGCAGCGTGTGCGAGAATGTCCACCCGAAGAAGCTGACCACTGGTTAAGCCTGCTGCGGGATCTGGATCGAGCGCGGATCAGTACAATCCACTCCTTTTGCGGAAACATCCTGCGTTCGCATGCGATCGCGAGTAGTCTCGATCCCGAATTTACCACCCTCGAAGCGAGTGTGGCCGATTCGCTCCTAAGGCAATCGATTGAAGCCACAGCCACGCGATTGCTGGTCGAAGATCAACCCGAATTTCGGCTGCTGGCTGTCGATTATGGTATTGAGAAACTACTCGAATCGTCGGGAGTCCTTGTCCGACAACGGCAACTGATCTCTTTAGCAGACTTTGCCGAAATGACAGCCGAAGAGTTGGCAGGGATCTGGCATCGTTGGCTGAAAGAGACGGGCTGGCCCGCGTTGGTGCGGCAGATCGAGCACCAGCCGACGTTTGTAAGACTCAGTGAATTCATCTCTCGAACATCGGCCAATACTTCCAAGCTTGACGAGAAGCTGAAGATTCTTCGGCTGATCATGGAGCAATTGAAGAGTCAGCAAGACTCGCCAGAGCCGGGGCGTCTGGAAGAGTTATTTGCGGAGCTAACGCTTCAGGCGCGAGTGGTGGGGGTGAAGCCTGATCATTGGGGATCTCCTGACGATCACGAACTGGCTAAGGAGTTGTTCACACAGGTTCGAGACGAATGCAAAAAGCTGATTGAATTCATTCAGCTGGCTCAAACGGAGTTTGTCCCCTACGCCGAGACAAGCCTGGCCTGGCTGTCGATTGCTGGTGAGTCAATCAAAGATTACGAACTGCTCAAGAAGTCGCGAGCATGTGTTGACTTTGATGATCTGCTGGTTTTGAGCCGGGATTTGTTGCGGAACGATCTGACGGTGCGTCAGGCGTTGTCGCGCTCCATTCGTGTGCTGATGGTGGATGAATTTCAGGATACGGATCCCGTTCAGGCCGATCTGGTCGAGATGATCTGCGGGAAGGAATTGACTACAGGGAAGTTGTTCCTGGTCGGTGACCAGAAACAGAGCATCTATCGCTTTCGAGGTGCTGATCCTCTGGTTTTTCGATCGTTGAAGAGCAAAATCCCAGCGGCGGGTCAACTCCCACTCACCATGAACTTTCGCAGTCAGCCCCCGATTCTGCATTTCGTAAACATTCTGTTTCGGAGGGTGATGGGAGCAGATTACGAAGCTCTGGAACCGTTTTTCGCGGATGAAAAACCTGAACTTGAGCGAATTGAGTTTCTGTGGGCAACAACGGATGTGGCCGAGAACAAAACGGTTCAGGGAAGTATCGCGAGCACAGTTCCCACGGCGCAAGGATTGGCCGATGAACAAGCCCAGGATACTGCTGATACAGAAAGTCAGGATGTTGCAGATGTTGATGATGATTCCCGCTCTGATTCCGGTGAGAAGCAAACAGCACCTTTTTTGAGACGGCGCGAGGCTGATTGGATTGCCCGTCGCATTCTTGAGTTGCTGGCCGATCCGACACCGAGAGTTCGGGAGAAAAGTGGCGAGTGGCGAACAATCGTACCTGGGGATATTACGATCTTGTTCCGGGCGTTGACGAACCTGGAGGTTTACGAACAGGCATTAGAAGCTGCCGGAATCGACTATTATGTGGCGGGTGGCAGAGCGTTCTTTGCCCAGCAGGAAATCTACGATCTGGCCCACATGTGTCAGTTTCTGGATGACCCTGAGGACGGGTTCAGTCTCGTGGGCCTGTTACGCTCGCCGTTTTTCTGTTTCAGCGATCCACTGATTCATCGACTCGCTTCTCGCGCGGGTGGTATCACGCAATCGTTATTGGCCGAGGCTTCGGTTGTCAGCGGTCTGTCGCCTGAAGAGACTGCACAGGTTCAGTTTGCTGCCCAGACTCTTGGTTCACTCGTGGAGCAGCGGGATCACTGGCCGTTGGCGAGAATCATTCGTCGGGCCCTGGAGTTGACGGGCTATGAGGCCATTGTCTCTCAGGAATTTCTCGGTTCACGGAAGCTGGCGAATGTGCATAAAGCGATTGAACTGGCCCGACAGTTTGATCTGGCGGGCGGAAGTCGTGCGGAGTTTGTGACTCAGCTGCGGGAATCCATCGATCAGGAATCTCGCGAGGAGTTAGCTGCCACACATCCCGAATCGAGCAGTGTGGTACGTTTGATGTCGATCCATCAATCTAAGGGACTTGAGTTTCCAGTCGTCTTTGTGGCCGATATGAATCGACCGCGAAAGACTGAATCGCTCCCACCGACGCTCCATCCGCAGTTAGGGGCTCTGGTAACACCTTCGAACCCCCTGGGTGATCGACAAAAACATCCTGTGGGCCAATTCATTGAGATCATGGAAGAGGCTGCCAGCCTCGAAGAGTATCAGCGTCTGCTGTATGTGGCTGCGACACGGGCGCGCGACCTGTTGATTCTGTCTGCGGGGATCAAAGGTTTTGATGAAGGAAAGTTTTCGCCCTGGATGCTGGCTTTGAAGCAAGTCTTTCATATCGAGACAGGCCTCTTGCGGAATGATCCCTGGTTTGCGAGTGCACATGAGGATGTGAAAACCCCGCAGGAAATTCCGCTGATTCGTACTCATCATCAGCCACCGCAATTCATCGACCATGGGGTTCATCGACAGGGTGTTAAGCGACAGGGTGTTCACAAACTGTCATTTCCACAGGTGTGGAATGAACTGGAACTGGCAGAATCTTTGCCCTGGCCTCAACTCGTGGCGGATGTCCAGCGGGGTGCGGAAGGTCGCCGAAGATTGAGTGTTTCGCGACTGGAGGAATTTCAGGAACAAAGCTCATCGAAGTTCAAGAGTTTCGTTTCTGTAGGGGAATTGGAAGCACAGTCGGCGAACCTCGGTCGCAGCGATGCGGAACTGTTGGGAGAAATGATTCATGGCGTACTGGAGCGATTTGAACCTCGCGCCGCAGAGGAGTCCGAAAAGGCTTTGCTCCATCGACTGTGGCTGTGGTGCCAGAGACAGCCTGCACCACCTGGAGGCCAGATTCTGGAGCAGGCACAGCAATGGCTCAAGACGTTTGCATCGACCGAACTGATTGATGAACTGGCAATGGCCAGTGAAATGCATCGAGAACTGGAATTCAGTCTTGATTGGAAATTGACTGGAGAAGAGTCGAAACGAGAGACAGAGATCTATGGTCTGATCGATGTCCTGATGAAAGATTCTCAGGGTGACTGGATCATTCTCGATTACAAGACGAGTCGTGTTGCGGCTGGAGCCACTGATGAGCTGCTACTCCAGCCATATCGATTGCAATTGGGAACATATGCCCTGGCCGTGCAGCGGCTCTTTGGTCGCCTTCCCAAAAGAGCCGAACTGATTTTTATGCGCCCCACACCCCGCCGGGTGGTCTGGAACATGGAGCAGGTACTTGTTTCCGATCTGGAACGACTTGTGACCGAGGCAATCAATCAGTTAGATGCGGCACAGGCTTCGAGCTCATTCTGA
- a CDS encoding S1C family serine protease — MSKLTKWTVPASMFFLGCLAGGGLLSIPVMNAVRASAVDKAALEEAYEDLNKKVTALQEGSSLLARVAHLATPSVVHIESRRNVPNKGVVEETGSGVLVSGSDGKGIYVVTNRHVIDGAIPGNISISLFDGRVINPDDIRADRDTDLAVLRVNAPNLSPARWADSDKVDIGHMVLAVGSPFGLSQSVTFGIISAKGRRKLKLGTTAVLNQDFLQTDAAINPGNSGGPLIDLQGRIIGINTAIASSSGGNEGIGFSIPSNLVRRVMDQLLEFGVVQRAYLGVRLDPAFDLRSANRLKLDRVGGARVTEVYPNTAASKANLLYDDVILSFDGVDVEDENHLINLVSLTPFGKKVRMVVWRGGNKVPVLVQLGDRAEMREQSAVPTPDSGTSPVRTTSLTSGLRLKPLDFQVRETHRLPARAGGILVNEVAIDSIWQGIVEVGDLIVEVDQWPVASESELASVLKAGQALPAIPIRLMRLEGGKSVEHVVQLPQSKLQ; from the coding sequence ATGTCGAAACTGACAAAATGGACAGTTCCCGCCAGCATGTTTTTTCTGGGTTGCCTGGCAGGCGGTGGGCTGTTGTCAATTCCTGTTATGAATGCCGTCCGTGCATCTGCCGTCGATAAAGCTGCTCTGGAAGAAGCTTACGAAGATCTCAATAAGAAAGTCACCGCCCTTCAGGAGGGGAGTTCCCTGCTGGCGCGAGTCGCTCATTTAGCGACTCCCAGTGTGGTGCACATCGAGAGCCGGCGGAATGTCCCCAACAAAGGTGTTGTGGAAGAAACCGGATCAGGAGTCCTCGTCAGCGGCAGTGATGGTAAAGGGATTTATGTCGTTACCAATCGGCATGTGATTGATGGGGCGATTCCAGGCAACATCTCGATTTCGTTGTTTGATGGACGGGTCATCAATCCTGATGACATTCGTGCAGACCGCGATACCGATTTAGCCGTTCTGCGAGTCAATGCTCCCAACCTCTCACCTGCCCGCTGGGCTGATTCTGATAAAGTCGATATTGGTCACATGGTGCTGGCTGTCGGCAGTCCGTTTGGTCTCAGTCAGTCAGTAACCTTTGGAATCATCAGTGCCAAAGGTCGTCGCAAACTTAAGCTGGGTACGACGGCTGTATTGAATCAGGATTTTCTCCAGACCGATGCCGCAATCAATCCCGGCAACAGTGGCGGCCCATTGATCGACCTGCAGGGACGCATCATCGGCATCAACACCGCAATTGCCAGCAGCAGTGGCGGAAACGAAGGGATCGGCTTCAGTATTCCCAGCAATCTTGTCCGCCGGGTGATGGATCAGCTCCTCGAATTTGGTGTGGTACAACGGGCTTATCTGGGTGTGCGACTGGATCCAGCCTTTGATCTGCGATCTGCCAACCGGCTGAAACTCGACCGAGTGGGTGGAGCGCGTGTTACCGAAGTTTATCCCAATACTGCCGCTTCCAAAGCCAACCTGCTCTATGACGATGTGATTCTCAGTTTCGATGGAGTCGATGTTGAAGATGAGAACCATCTGATCAATCTGGTCAGTCTGACACCGTTCGGCAAAAAAGTGCGGATGGTCGTCTGGCGGGGAGGGAATAAGGTGCCTGTCCTGGTACAACTGGGTGATCGTGCCGAGATGCGGGAACAGAGTGCCGTGCCAACTCCTGATTCAGGGACTTCGCCAGTTCGAACCACGAGTCTGACCTCGGGATTGAGACTGAAGCCACTCGATTTTCAAGTGCGGGAGACGCACCGGCTGCCAGCTCGTGCTGGCGGTATTCTGGTCAACGAGGTCGCGATCGACAGTATCTGGCAAGGGATTGTCGAAGTGGGCGACCTGATTGTCGAAGTGGATCAGTGGCCAGTCGCTTCTGAAAGCGAGTTAGCCAGTGTCCTGAAGGCAGGCCAGGCATTACCAGCCATACCCATCCGGTTGATGCGACTCGAAGGCGGAAAATCGGTCGAGCATGTCGTGCAACTGCCGCAATCGAAACTGCAGTAA
- a CDS encoding MEKHLA domain-containing protein encodes MASNDHWRIEVAASQSPWTHPHWVQWIKRVVASYAQWTGKALSDAGAEELPKLLYHAPFVLVSHGQEADPILCYGNQQALELWEMSLSQFLETPSRYTAEPMHRDERAQLLERTTRYGFVDDYQGIRISASGARFRIHQATVWNVVDEVGVYQGQAAMFHEWTLLGQ; translated from the coding sequence TTGGCGTCAAACGATCACTGGCGTATCGAAGTAGCCGCCTCTCAATCGCCGTGGACTCATCCCCACTGGGTTCAATGGATCAAGCGGGTAGTAGCCTCATATGCTCAATGGACGGGTAAAGCCCTTTCCGATGCAGGCGCGGAAGAATTGCCTAAATTACTGTACCATGCCCCATTCGTGCTGGTCTCGCATGGACAGGAAGCCGACCCAATCCTGTGCTATGGAAACCAGCAAGCTCTCGAATTGTGGGAAATGAGCCTCTCTCAGTTTCTCGAAACACCTTCGCGATACACCGCTGAACCCATGCATCGTGATGAACGGGCACAACTCCTCGAACGTACGACCAGATACGGATTTGTCGACGATTACCAGGGAATCCGCATCTCTGCATCCGGAGCCCGATTTCGCATCCATCAGGCAACGGTCTGGAATGTGGTCGATGAAGTGGGCGTCTATCAGGGTCAGGCCGCCATGTTCCACGAATGGACACTACTTGGTCAGTAA
- the mtnA gene encoding S-methyl-5-thioribose-1-phosphate isomerase — translation MVSNPVSLPSYRALEWQGDELTGSLKLIDQTVLPTQLKHIDGNTVELIWEAIKQLKVRGAPAIGVAAAYGIVVGLQPLFQPGAEVSRREFDRQLAKVAKYLAESRPTAVNLFWAIQRMEQVAKDHPQCSAADLQQRLLLEAQAIETEDRAMCARLGEFGASLLPTNTGILTHCNTGGLATAGDGTAFAALAHAHAAGKRIHVYADETRPLLQGARLTMWELMQRGIPCTLITDSMAGQVMKEGRIGAAIVGADRITARGDAANKIGTYSVAVLCHYHKIPFYVSAPSSTFDLTLIEGKSIPIEERVSTEITHPGGAQLAPAGANVYNPAFDFAPAELITAIITEKGIIQPVTEANVRKVLSA, via the coding sequence ATGGTGTCCAATCCTGTGTCGTTGCCCAGTTATCGTGCTCTGGAGTGGCAAGGCGACGAATTGACCGGATCACTGAAGCTGATCGACCAGACGGTATTGCCCACGCAACTGAAGCATATTGATGGGAACACCGTGGAACTCATCTGGGAGGCGATCAAGCAGCTCAAAGTTCGCGGGGCTCCTGCCATTGGCGTGGCGGCGGCCTATGGAATCGTTGTCGGCCTTCAACCACTCTTTCAGCCAGGGGCAGAAGTCTCGCGGCGAGAGTTTGATCGACAACTGGCCAAGGTGGCCAAATACCTGGCCGAAAGTCGGCCCACGGCTGTCAATCTCTTCTGGGCCATTCAGCGTATGGAACAGGTGGCCAAAGACCACCCACAATGCAGTGCTGCCGATCTTCAGCAGAGACTACTTCTTGAGGCACAGGCCATTGAAACTGAAGACCGTGCGATGTGTGCCAGACTGGGAGAATTCGGAGCCTCGCTCCTCCCTACTAATACTGGGATTCTGACACACTGCAATACAGGCGGATTGGCCACCGCTGGCGATGGAACAGCGTTCGCCGCTCTGGCTCATGCGCATGCCGCTGGCAAGCGGATTCATGTTTACGCTGATGAAACCCGCCCGCTGCTTCAGGGGGCCCGACTGACCATGTGGGAACTCATGCAAAGAGGAATCCCCTGCACACTCATCACCGATTCCATGGCCGGGCAGGTCATGAAGGAAGGCCGGATTGGTGCTGCTATTGTCGGGGCTGATCGTATCACCGCACGTGGCGATGCCGCCAATAAAATTGGGACATACAGCGTGGCGGTGTTATGCCATTACCACAAAATTCCGTTTTACGTCTCAGCCCCATCCTCCACATTCGACCTGACGCTTATCGAAGGGAAATCAATTCCCATCGAAGAACGAGTCTCCACTGAGATTACTCATCCTGGGGGTGCCCAACTTGCCCCCGCAGGTGCCAATGTCTACAACCCGGCATTCGATTTCGCACCGGCGGAACTCATTACGGCAATCATCACTGAAAAGGGCATTATTCAGCCGGTCACCGAAGCCAACGTCCGCAAAGTCTTGAGTGCCTGA
- a CDS encoding ThuA domain-containing protein, with protein MRVICKSFLVLALGWLSLFAGQEGSLQAADAPAKKYKALMLTQSAGFTHGSVRRPKAEGDAPQKLSASEIAMTQLGQQTGLFDVTCTQDAASDFTKENLSKYDMVIFYTTGNLPIADADKEYFLNDWLKQEGHAFIGFHSATDTFNNYKPYFDFVGGTFDGHPWGAGETVTIKIHDPEFPAMKPLGSELVIKDEIYQYKNYRPENVRVLMSLDMSKCKTKRPYMVPVSWVKEHGKGRLFYTNLGHNEGTWTNPTFLEHAHQGIRWALRLEEGNATPNPELQAKLQEEAKAAAEPAK; from the coding sequence ATGCGAGTGATCTGCAAAAGTTTTCTGGTGCTGGCGTTGGGTTGGTTGAGCCTGTTCGCGGGACAGGAAGGATCTTTACAAGCCGCTGATGCACCTGCCAAGAAGTACAAAGCCCTCATGCTGACTCAAAGTGCAGGATTTACACATGGCTCGGTTCGTCGCCCGAAAGCTGAAGGCGATGCGCCACAGAAGCTGAGTGCTTCAGAAATTGCGATGACACAACTCGGTCAGCAGACCGGTCTGTTTGATGTGACCTGTACGCAGGATGCCGCCAGCGATTTCACGAAAGAGAACCTTTCGAAATACGACATGGTGATCTTCTACACGACTGGCAATCTGCCCATTGCCGATGCCGATAAAGAATACTTCCTCAATGACTGGCTGAAGCAGGAAGGTCATGCCTTTATCGGGTTCCATTCCGCGACAGATACGTTCAACAACTACAAACCCTATTTTGATTTTGTGGGTGGTACGTTTGATGGACATCCCTGGGGAGCCGGCGAGACTGTCACCATCAAGATTCACGATCCTGAGTTTCCTGCGATGAAGCCACTGGGGAGTGAACTGGTCATCAAGGACGAAATCTATCAGTACAAGAATTATCGGCCTGAAAACGTGCGGGTATTGATGAGCCTCGATATGTCCAAGTGCAAAACCAAGCGTCCTTACATGGTGCCGGTCTCGTGGGTAAAAGAACATGGCAAGGGCCGATTGTTCTACACGAATCTCGGCCATAATGAAGGGACCTGGACCAACCCCACTTTCCTGGAGCATGCTCATCAGGGAATTCGTTGGGCTCTGCGGCTCGAAGAAGGAAATGCCACACCCAATCCAGAGCTCCAGGCCAAACTTCAGGAAGAGGCCAAAGCAGCTGCAGAGCCTGCAAAGTGA
- a CDS encoding class I SAM-dependent methyltransferase yields the protein MNEESSFPAPAEAPAVAPPLLQEIRHPAERLPQTPPGLFEIPSGWALATYDVGGPRPVQLYQPADPDAFLESDTVLARHEADGYMPYWAYLWPAAVVMARVLRNAPWPKGTRLLELGAGVGLVGVSAAVRGDDVTITDYDHEAILVARENARLNQVEAQARQLDWRDPPAESFPVIIASEVLYEERNHAPILQLIDKTLACDGLCWIGDAGRTRAEWFAEKLKFTPFEYQLYDENYQPLAKPRFGRFQLFEIRRKQ from the coding sequence TTGAACGAGGAATCATCTTTTCCCGCACCGGCAGAAGCCCCCGCTGTTGCACCACCTTTACTTCAGGAAATCCGACATCCAGCCGAGCGATTGCCTCAGACACCACCGGGATTGTTCGAGATTCCCTCCGGCTGGGCACTGGCCACTTACGATGTCGGCGGGCCTCGACCTGTTCAGCTCTATCAACCTGCCGATCCGGATGCTTTTCTGGAATCCGATACTGTTCTAGCTCGTCATGAGGCCGATGGTTATATGCCGTACTGGGCTTATCTGTGGCCAGCGGCGGTCGTCATGGCTCGAGTCTTGCGGAATGCCCCCTGGCCGAAAGGAACACGTCTTCTTGAACTGGGTGCCGGTGTGGGGCTTGTGGGTGTGTCTGCCGCTGTGCGTGGTGATGATGTAACGATCACCGATTATGATCACGAAGCGATTCTCGTGGCCCGGGAAAACGCCCGACTTAATCAGGTTGAGGCGCAGGCCCGGCAGCTCGATTGGAGAGACCCACCCGCCGAATCATTCCCGGTGATCATTGCCAGCGAAGTGCTTTATGAAGAGCGCAATCACGCACCGATTCTTCAACTGATCGACAAAACGCTCGCATGTGACGGGCTCTGCTGGATTGGTGATGCCGGTCGTACGCGGGCTGAATGGTTTGCCGAGAAACTCAAATTCACACCCTTTGAATATCAGCTCTACGACGAAAACTATCAGCCTCTGGCCAAACCTCGATTCGGCCGCTTTCAGCTTTTTGAAATTCGCCGCAAACAGTGA